From a single Lolium rigidum isolate FL_2022 chromosome 7, APGP_CSIRO_Lrig_0.1, whole genome shotgun sequence genomic region:
- the LOC124673731 gene encoding uncharacterized protein LOC124673731 — translation MASGTGKAMGSPWAAAMSMGAGTVEALKDRHAGLCRWSHAFRSAQQRAGTTAAAGNSKSKAVPAAGGAAARRKARQAQEEELRTVMYLSNWGPNN, via the coding sequence ATGGCGAGCGGCACCGGGAAGGCGATGGGGTCGCCGTGGGCGGCGGCGATGAGCATGGGCGCGGGCACCGTCGAGGCGCTCAAGGACCGGCACGCCGGgctgtgccgctggagccacgcgTTCCGGTCCGCCCAGCAGCGCGCCGGCACAACTGCGGCGGCCGGGAACAGCAAGAGCAAGGCGGTGCCCGCTGCCGGTGGTgccgcggcgaggaggaaggcgaggcaggcgcaggaggaggagctccgcaCTGTCATGTACCTCAGCAACTGGGGCCCAAACAACTAG